CCAGGCATTATGGTGAATATTCGTTAATCATTATCTTGCTGGCAAATCTTATCGGTTAGATTAGTTCGCTTAATAATTTAGTTTGTTGTTAATTGCTTGAATCTTAAAATGTATATAAATTATTCATATTTATTAGATACTTGTTCTTTGTTGTGTTGTGTTTATGCCGAAGCAATTGGTAAATTTGTCACAGAATCCATTTATTTTGCGGAAGAAATCAGATAAGATTCCACTGCGTTGCCGGTTAATGATAGATAGTGGTGGCAACAAAGTTGTGAATGTTTGTCCGTATTGAATAAAATAAACAACTGAGGAGATCGGAATGAAAGGAAAAATCCAGCATCCAGTTCGTAAGCTAACGCTGGCAGTCGTTGCGGGAGCTTTTATTGGGTTAACAGGGTGTGCAACTACAGCACAGCTTGAAGAGTTACAAAATAAGGTAAATGCTGATATCGCTGCAGTAAAAAGTGAAGCATCAGCTGCAAGACAAGCTGCAGATGCGGCGAATGCGAGAGCAAACGAAGCAGTTCGCATTGCGGAAGATGCTAACAGACGTTCAATGGACACAGCTGAAAAAATTGATCGTATGTTCAAGAAAGCAATGCATAAATAAGCTTTCCATCTAGCAGATAAAGCAGATAAAAAAACCCCTCAGTAGAGGGGTTTTTTTATGGGGGTAAAAGCAAATTAGAACAAATTAGAAATTAAAATTTATCGTTTTGCGTATGTAATTGATTTTGTAAACGAGAACGGGAAATTAGAACGGGCATTCCGCTCTTTTCTAAAATCGCTTGCGTTAGAGCTTCTTGATTAATTTCAAAATCTCCGGGAATATTTCTTCTGCTGCTATTTTGCGCTAGAAAATCATTGATGGCGGCAGCTACGATACTGTGATAATTCGAATATTTCTCCTCATCTTCTTCCAAAGGCGGGTGCAGCTCAATGAAAAGTGAGTCGAGCTGCCATCCGAGCTTTATTGGTTGATTGACAATTTGTACTTGCGTGCCGATAGGGACCTTGTCGAAGAGTGCTTCAATATCTTCGGGGTACATCCGCACACACCCTGCTGAAACCCGCATGCCTACACCGAATGGTTTGATAGTGCCATGAATAAGGTAGCTGCCGCTACCGATGCTTAAGCGCATCGCATGACGGCCGAGCGGGTTGGTCGGTCCAGGTGGAACGATGCTGGGATACGGCGTTTCGCCATTCGCAATTCTATCCATCTGCAGAGATTTTGGTGGTATCCAGGTCGGATCTTTCTTTTTTTCGACTATTTTTGAAATACCGAGTGGTGTTACCCAATCCATTCTGCCAATTCCAACAGGGTGAGTAATAATTAAAGGTTTTTCTCCTTTTTTAGGTTCGGGGAAGTAATAAATCCGCATTTCCGGTAAGTTAAGCAGCAATCCTTTGCGCTGACCCTGGGGGATGATGTAGCGGCTCGGCAAAATCACCGTCGAACCGTCTTCCGGCAGCCATCGATCGACATTCGGGTTGGCTAGCAAAATTTCGATCTGGCCAATGTCATATTGGCGCGCAATATCGAGCAATGTTTCAGATCGGCTTGCTTGGGTGGTTCTGACTTGACCGAAAATATCGATGTCCGGGGGCGGGAGTGTCCATGTTGCAGCGCCAGCAGATTGAATGAAGAGCGGACTAATCAGGAGTGAAACAATAAGAAAAATTTTAAACATAATCAAACCTTGCGATCAGAATTGATGCGGATAAGCGATAAGAATAAAATAATAACCCAATCTTGTTTCTAAAAAATGATAAATAACATGATTATTGGGCATGAGTTTTGAGTTTCAATGAGAATTAGAATAATTTGAAATTGGTGTCATGGTCAGAAAAACAACAGATCTGTTGCATGTCTGCAACATCGCTGTTGCGAATTTCACAAAAAATTCTTATTTTTCTTGCAGTACGTTTCTGTGTTGTGCACAATCAAGCCAAACCTTTCCGAGACGGAAGGTCCGAACAAGCGGGGTGCATTCCAGCGGAGTGTGGTGAATGAAAAATAGGACGGCCCCAGTCGTTTTAAACATTAAAGGAGAACTTCAGTATGAAGAAGAAACTAATTTCGTTGGCAGTAGCTGGTGCACTTGCAGTTCCAATGGCAGCATCGGCACAAGGTACTCATGTAACCCTTTTCGGTAGTGTTCAAGCGGAATACGCCACTGTTAACCGTGAAAACCAAAGCAGCCAGGCTCTGATAGGTGACGATACAGGTCGCTCAAGAATGGGTATGCATGTAACTGAAAGCTTGGGTGGTGGTTTTAAAGCAAAAGCACATGTTGAGTATGGTTTTAATACAGGCGCCGGTGCGTTAGGTGTTGCACGTGAACGCTGGGTTGCTTTGGCGAATGATAATTGGGGTGAAGTGAAATTTGGACGTGTTCAATCCCCATTTAAAGATTTTGCAGGCGGTATGACGATTGATCCGTTTGCTTACACGACTCTGCAAGCGGGCGGTAGCGGCGGCACCATGATGTCATCGGCTAATGGTTACGGTTCCGGTGCGCAAGGTTTTGTCAATAGCGCAGTCCGTTATGACTCACCTAGAGTTGAAGGTTTTAGCTTTTCTGGCTTGTTGATGCCGGGTGATTCCAACAGACTTGACCCTGCAAACTTTATTGCACCAACCGATACTTTCCAAGGAAGTCAATCGAATGCAGGCGGTGAAGACGGTGAATGGGACTTCCAACTCGCAGGTAAATATGACGCGCAATGGCAAGGTCACAATTTTGCGGTATTCGGTGGTTATTCGCGCGATAACGTCAGTACCCGCCAAAAAACGGCACAAGATCTGTTGAATAACGAGCACGTATGGCGTGGCGGTGGTTCATGGAATTTCCAGCAATTTACGTTAAGCGGCCAATACGAGCATATCAACAATGCAGTCGGTGCGGCAACCTGTACCAATGCAGCTCAGCTAGGTAATCCAGCAACGGGACTGCCTGATACACGCGGCCAATGTAATTCCGCTATGAACGCGGGTGGTGACGGTAATATCTGGTTTGCCAGCGGTAAGTATGATTGGGGTAATACCAGCTTTGTTGCTCAAGGTGGTATGACCAACGCTAACGGCGTGGTCGGTCTTGCTCAAAGCCGTGAAGTAAGCAGTTTCACAGTAGGCGCAATTCATAACCTGAGCAAACGTTCCAGCCTGTTTGGCGGTTACCAACGGGCAATGGTTGACGATAAGAATGCGGTATTCCAAGACAGCAATACCTATTCTTTAGGTATGCGTCACAACTTCTAATAGTAACTTTCGTTAGTAAAAAAGGCACCGTAAGGTGCCTTTTTTATTTTAAAAAGAAACTATAATGAGCGCTTGTGCACTTCTACGGAATTCAAATTTAAAATTAATTGCGCACCGGCGTGTTTATGAGAGGGGTATCGTTATGAGTATGAAGGATTGGACAGATGAGGAGCTGATCTCCACGCGAGATCGTCTTGAATCTCTGGGAGAAGTTAGTAAAAAATCGGGATCTGGCACGAAAATGTGGTTGTTTACCGGACTACTGGGAGCTTTTGCTATTTCAACCGGCGTTACATTCATGATTCTGGATGGCATTGATGTGATGAGTATCATTTTAATCATCATGGGGACCATCACATGTATTTCTTGGTATAAAAGCGATAAGCAACGTAAAGACAATCTCGCTTTTCTTGAAGAAATCAATCATGAAGTCAAATCGCGCAAGTTAAAAGTGAAGAACACTTCCAAAACGAAAGATAAAGTGACAGAACAAGCGGAAGGATCTGAACAGACGAGTGAGATTGAAGGTCAGAACGATCAAACGGCCGTTGCATCTGAATCAGCAAACGATTCAAAGAAATCAGAAGAAAAATCCGACAAATAACCGGAAAATGAAAATCCGCAGTTTATTGCCGGCGATCAAACGGTTGTTTCAACCGGTGAATTTGCAGACAGAGGATAAAACGCTTGATCAATCCAGCCAAGTAGAATTTTTAGCTTTGGAAGACCGGCGTGCATTCGAAGCGTTGTGTCAATTTCTCTGGGTGCAGGGAGAACCTTTGCCACTGGTGTTTGACCTGAGTCACTCGATTTATACCAATCAAGGAATCACTGCGGCATCATTGCAAAGATTGGCGGATGCCGGATTAATCCGTTTTGAAAAAGCAGGGTTCGTTAAGAAAGGATTCGGCAAGCATACGCGCCTGTTTTATTGCGGCAGACCCACCAAAATCGGTTTTCAGGCCGACGAAAATAATTACCTGGATTTGGGGCATGTGTTGCTCACCGAACGCGGCAAGCAATTAGCCTCGTCCATTCCAGTGAAGAAAAATCAGCAGTTCTACGAATATGTAATAAGCCGGTGGTTTGAACAAGGCTTGTTACTGTCATCGATACAAATCGATCGGAGCTGGGAAACTCCGTTTGTTCGCGGCCAGGAATCCGCATGTCCGGTCAGAGAATGAGGATAGCCCGGTAATCGTTAACATTGGTGCGCGTCGGGCCGGTCATGACTAAATCGTTTAAGCGTTGAAAGAAAAGATACGAGTCATTATTCGATAGAAATGCGGCCGGATTTAGTCCCAGTTGTTTCGCGCGAGTGAAAGAATCCGGTGAGAAGATGGCACCGGCATTATTTTCCGTACCGTCTAATCCATCGGTATCGCATGCCAAGGCATAAACCTTCTCCATTCCGGCTAGTTCAACGAACAGCGAGAGCAAGAATTCAGCGTTACGGCCGCCGCGGCCATTACCCCGGATAGTAACCGTCGTCTCTCCGCCCGAAAGCAAAGCGGCGGGTGTTTTAAGTGAGCGCGGATAGGTGTGAATTTCCCGCGCCAATGCGGCATAACTTTTCGCAATTTCACGGGCCTCTCCAGTGACCGTATCGCCGAGTATCAGCGTATTGAACCTCAAAGCCTGAAAATAATTTTCCGCTGCGGCCAAAGATTGATGCCCATTTGCGATGATGATATTTTCGGTGCGCGAAAAGAAGTGAGATCCGGGTTTGGGAGTGTCCGCAATGGTACCCGCTTGGCCGGCGCGCAATAGCCTGGTGACCGCAAGCGGCGCATCCAGGTGGTAGCGTTCCAGTACTGCGAGAGCGTCGGAAAAGGTCGAAGGATCGGCAGCACATGGGCCGGAAGCGATATGAATCGCATCGTCGCCGGTGACATCGGAAATAATCAATGAAAGAACCGGAGCCTGACAAGCGGTTGCAAGCTTGCCGCCCTGGATTGCGGACAAATGCTTGCGGACAATATTGATTTCCTGGATTGTCGCGCCGCATTGCAATAACAGCTTTGTCATGGTTTGCAGATCTTGCAATGATATACCGTCGACTGGAAGCGGCAGTAAACTGGAGCCGCCGCCGCTGAACAGGCAAAGCAGCAAATCCTCGGAAGTTAATGTTTTCACCGCAGCAAGAATTTTTCGTGCAGCTTGTTCGCCGTTTTCGTCAGGAATGGGATGCCCGGCCTCAACGATTCGAACAGTACGGGCAGGTAATGCATGCCCATAGCGCGTCACCACGATGCCATCCAGCGGCGCTGCGTCAGGCCATGCATCTTCAACCGCCGCCGCCATTGCCGCGGATGCTTTTCCGGCGCCAACGACAAACGTACGTCCGCGAGGTGGTTGCGGCAGATATTGCGGCACGATATGAGCCGGATCAGCCGCTTTGACAGCGACCGAAAAGCTTTCCAGCAGATATCCGCGCGGATTCATTGGGATAGCATGGCGCGCAAGTAATGACCGGTAAAGCTGTTCGGATTCGTTGCGATGGACTCCGGGGTGCCTTCCGCCACTATGCAACCGCCGCCGTCGCCGCCTTCCGGTCCCAAATCGATAATCCAATCGGCGGTTTTGATGACATCCAGATTATGTTCGATCACGACCACGGTATTGCCGTGATCGCGCAACCGGTGTAACACTTTGAGCAACAGATCGATATCCTGAAAATGCAAACCGGTGGTTGGTTCATCGAGGATGTACAAGGTGCGTCCGGTATCGCGTTTTGACAGTTCCAGCGACAGCTTGACGCGTTGCGCTTCGCCTCCGGAAAGAGTGGTGGCGGACTGCCCCAAAGTGATATAGCCAAGACCCACATCCATCAATGTTTGCAGTTTGCGCGCCACCACCGGTACCGGTGTGAAAAATTCCAATGCGTTTTCTACCGTCATTTGTAAAATTTCGCTGATATTTTTTCCCTTATATTGAATTTCGAGCGTTTCACGGTTATAGCGGTGGCCGTGGCAGACATCGCAAGTGACATAGATATCCGGCAAGAAATGCATTTCAACTTTGATCACGCCATCTCCCTGGCAAGATTCGCAGCGTCCGCCTTTAACGTTGAAAGAAAACCGGCCGGGTGCATAACCGCGTTCACGAGCTTGCGGCACGCCGGAAAATAAGTCGCGGATCGGCGTAAACAAGCCGGTATACGTGGCCGGATTGGAGCGCGGCGTTCGTCCAATCGGGCTTTGATCCATATTGATGACTTTGTCGAAGAAAGCCAGTCCGTCAATTTGCTGATGCGGCGCGGGTTCATCATTGCTGCCGTAGAGATGGCGGGCAACCGCGCGATGCAGGGTTTCGTTGATGAGTGTCGATTTGCCGGATCCTGAAACACCGGTCACGCAAACAAACAATCCAACCGGCAAGTTAAGCGTAACATTTTTTAAATTATTCCCGGTGGCGCCGGTAATCTGCAAAATCCGCTCTGCGCCGGGCGGGTGCCGTTGTTGCGGTATATGGATCGCCAAGGCGCCGGAAAGATATTTTCCGGTTAACGAACTTTCATTCCGCTGGATTTCAAGCGGCGTGCCTTGCGCGATCACGAGACCGCCGTGTTCGCCGGCGCCGGGACCCATATCGACGACATAATCGGCAATTTGGATCGCGTCCTGGTCATGCTCGACCACGATGACGCTATTGCCCAGATCCCGCAGATTCTTAAGGGTATCGAGCAAGCGGCCATTGTCGCGCTGATGCAAACCGATGGAAGGTTCATCCAGCACGTACATGACGCCGGTCAAGCCGGAGCCGATTTGACTGGCCAAGCGGATACGCTGTGATTCGCCGCCCGATAGCGTATCGGCGGAACGATCCAGCGATAAATAATCCAGACCGACATTGTTGAGAAATTGCAGGCGGCTGGAAATTTCCTTGATGATGCGTTCCGCAATGGATTGCTTATGGCCGGATAATTCCAAATGGTCGAATAATTCCCTGGCTTTTCTTAGCGGCAGTGCGCTGATTTCGTAAATTGCCTTTCCGGCGACATGCACATGCCGCGCCGCGCGGCATAAGCGCGTACCCTGGCATTCCGGGCAAGTTTGGGCATTCAGGTATTTTGCCAGCTCCTCGCGCACGGTCTGCGATTCGGTTTCCTTGTAGCGCCGGGTCAGGTTGGGAATAATGCCTTCGAACGGATGAACGTCCTGCTGTTTTCGTCCGCTTTCCGTTAAATAGGAAAATTGTATTTTTTCTTTACCGGAGCCGTGCAAAATAATGTTGCGGATCGATTCATCGAGTTTCTCAAAAGGTGTTTCCAGATCGAACTGATAATGCGCGGCAAGGCTCGTCAGTAACTGAAAATAGAATTGATTGCGCCGGTCCCAATTCCGTACCGCACCAGCAGCCAGCGATAAATGCGGAAAAGCCACGACCCGCGCCGGATCGAAAAAAGTGATCTGTCCTAAACCATCGCATTTATTGCATGCACCCAGCGGATTGTTGAAAGAAAATAATCTGGGTTCCAATTCGGCTAATGAGTAGCTGCATACCGGGCAGCTGAATTTCGCCGAGAATAAATGCTCTTGGCCGCTGTCCATTTCCACCGCCAAAGCGCGTCCCTCCGAATGGCGCAGCGCCACCTCGAACGACTCGGCCAGCCGTTGTTTGGCATCGGCAGAGACTTTCAAGCGGTCCACCACAACTTCGACGGTGTGTTTCTGGTTTTTTTGCAATTTCGGTAACGCATCGATTTCATACACTTCACCGTCGATGCGCAGCCGTACAAAGCCTTGCGCGCGCAACTCGTCAAACAGCTCGGTTTGTTCCCCTTTGCGTTCCACGATCAGCGGCGACAAAATCATCAAGCGGGTGTCCGCCGGTAGCTGCAAAACGTGATCGACCATTTGCGAAACGCTTTGCGCGGTCAACACGATGTTGTGATCGGGACAAAAAGGATCGCCGACGCGGGCGAACAGCAAGCGCAAATAGTCATGAATTTCGGTGACGGTGCCGACTGTCGAACGCGGGTTATGCGACGTTGCCTTTTGTTCGATGGCAATGGCCGGAGACAATCCTTCGATCAGGTCGACATCCGGTTTTTCCATTAACTGCAGGAATTGCCGGGCATACGCCGACAGCGATTCAACGTACCGGCGTTGCCCTTCGGCGTAGAGCGTATCGAAAGCCAGTGAAGATTTGCCGGAGCCGGATAAACCGGTGATGACCACGAGCTTGTTGCGAGGCAGATCGAGGCTGATATTTTTCAGATTATGCGTGCGCGCACCGCGTATTTTTATGGATTCCATGAACTATCTATGTAAGAGTCAACCTGTTAATATACCCAACTTTTTAGCAATATCACAACCTGATTCATGTCTGCTTCATCATCTGAGAGAATGTCCCCCACGGAAATACGCGCGACGATCGGCTTGGCCGGTGTGTATGGATTGCGCATGCTGGGGTTGTTTATTATTTTACCGGTGTTTGCTTTTTACGCCGAAGACCTGCCCGGCGGGGATAACTATACGCTGGTCGGTATTGCGCTGGGCGCTTATGGTTTGACGCAAGCGATTTTGCAAATCCCGTTCGGTTGGCTGTCGGACCGGATCGGGCGCAAGCCGGTGATTTATCTGGGTCTGATTTTATTCATTATCGGCAGCTTTATCGCTGCGATGGCAACTGATATTTATTGGGTTATCATCGGGCGCGTCATTCAGGGAGCCGGGGCGATTTCGGCGGCGGTGATGGCGCTGGCCGCGGATCTTACCCGGGAAGAGCATCGCACCAAGGCGATGGCGACGATCGGCATGACTATTGGCGTGGTGTTTGCCATTTCACTCATCGCGGCGCCGGTGCTAAATCAATGGATCGGAGTACCGGGCATTTTTGCGATGACCGGGGTTTTGGCGCTATTGGCCATGGTTGTCGTCAAGAAAATCATTCCCGATCCGGTGAGCAGCCGGTTTCATTCCGATACTGAAGCATCGCCCGCGAATTTCCGCAGCGTCTTGCGCGATACGCAGCTGTTGCGGCTGAACTACGGCATTTTTGCATTGCATGCGGTACTGATGGCGCTCTGGCTGGTGGTGCCGCTGACACTGCGGCAAGCGGGCATGGCGGCGGACGATCATTGGCAGATTTATCTCCCGGTGTTGCTGCTGTCGATTGTTTTGATC
This is a stretch of genomic DNA from Nitrosomonas sp. sh817. It encodes these proteins:
- a CDS encoding Lpp/OprI family alanine-zipper lipoprotein produces the protein MKGKIQHPVRKLTLAVVAGAFIGLTGCATTAQLEELQNKVNADIAAVKSEASAARQAADAANARANEAVRIAEDANRRSMDTAEKIDRMFKKAMHK
- a CDS encoding L,D-transpeptidase family protein, which produces MLDIARQYDIGQIEILLANPNVDRWLPEDGSTVILPSRYIIPQGQRKGLLLNLPEMRIYYFPEPKKGEKPLIITHPVGIGRMDWVTPLGISKIVEKKKDPTWIPPKSLQMDRIANGETPYPSIVPPGPTNPLGRHAMRLSIGSGSYLIHGTIKPFGVGMRVSAGCVRMYPEDIEALFDKVPIGTQVQIVNQPIKLGWQLDSLFIELHPPLEEDEEKYSNYHSIVAAAINDFLAQNSSRRNIPGDFEINQEALTQAILEKSGMPVLISRSRLQNQLHTQNDKF
- a CDS encoding porin, coding for MKKKLISLAVAGALAVPMAASAQGTHVTLFGSVQAEYATVNRENQSSQALIGDDTGRSRMGMHVTESLGGGFKAKAHVEYGFNTGAGALGVARERWVALANDNWGEVKFGRVQSPFKDFAGGMTIDPFAYTTLQAGGSGGTMMSSANGYGSGAQGFVNSAVRYDSPRVEGFSFSGLLMPGDSNRLDPANFIAPTDTFQGSQSNAGGEDGEWDFQLAGKYDAQWQGHNFAVFGGYSRDNVSTRQKTAQDLLNNEHVWRGGGSWNFQQFTLSGQYEHINNAVGAATCTNAAQLGNPATGLPDTRGQCNSAMNAGGDGNIWFASGKYDWGNTSFVAQGGMTNANGVVGLAQSREVSSFTVGAIHNLSKRSSLFGGYQRAMVDDKNAVFQDSNTYSLGMRHNF
- a CDS encoding glycerate kinase; translated protein: MNPRGYLLESFSVAVKAADPAHIVPQYLPQPPRGRTFVVGAGKASAAMAAAVEDAWPDAAPLDGIVVTRYGHALPARTVRIVEAGHPIPDENGEQAARKILAAVKTLTSEDLLLCLFSGGGSSLLPLPVDGISLQDLQTMTKLLLQCGATIQEINIVRKHLSAIQGGKLATACQAPVLSLIISDVTGDDAIHIASGPCAADPSTFSDALAVLERYHLDAPLAVTRLLRAGQAGTIADTPKPGSHFFSRTENIIIANGHQSLAAAENYFQALRFNTLILGDTVTGEAREIAKSYAALAREIHTYPRSLKTPAALLSGGETTVTIRGNGRGGRNAEFLLSLFVELAGMEKVYALACDTDGLDGTENNAGAIFSPDSFTRAKQLGLNPAAFLSNNDSYLFFQRLNDLVMTGPTRTNVNDYRAILIL
- the uvrA gene encoding excinuclease ABC subunit UvrA, producing the protein MESIKIRGARTHNLKNISLDLPRNKLVVITGLSGSGKSSLAFDTLYAEGQRRYVESLSAYARQFLQLMEKPDVDLIEGLSPAIAIEQKATSHNPRSTVGTVTEIHDYLRLLFARVGDPFCPDHNIVLTAQSVSQMVDHVLQLPADTRLMILSPLIVERKGEQTELFDELRAQGFVRLRIDGEVYEIDALPKLQKNQKHTVEVVVDRLKVSADAKQRLAESFEVALRHSEGRALAVEMDSGQEHLFSAKFSCPVCSYSLAELEPRLFSFNNPLGACNKCDGLGQITFFDPARVVAFPHLSLAAGAVRNWDRRNQFYFQLLTSLAAHYQFDLETPFEKLDESIRNIILHGSGKEKIQFSYLTESGRKQQDVHPFEGIIPNLTRRYKETESQTVREELAKYLNAQTCPECQGTRLCRAARHVHVAGKAIYEISALPLRKARELFDHLELSGHKQSIAERIIKEISSRLQFLNNVGLDYLSLDRSADTLSGGESQRIRLASQIGSGLTGVMYVLDEPSIGLHQRDNGRLLDTLKNLRDLGNSVIVVEHDQDAIQIADYVVDMGPGAGEHGGLVIAQGTPLEIQRNESSLTGKYLSGALAIHIPQQRHPPGAERILQITGATGNNLKNVTLNLPVGLFVCVTGVSGSGKSTLINETLHRAVARHLYGSNDEPAPHQQIDGLAFFDKVINMDQSPIGRTPRSNPATYTGLFTPIRDLFSGVPQARERGYAPGRFSFNVKGGRCESCQGDGVIKVEMHFLPDIYVTCDVCHGHRYNRETLEIQYKGKNISEILQMTVENALEFFTPVPVVARKLQTLMDVGLGYITLGQSATTLSGGEAQRVKLSLELSKRDTGRTLYILDEPTTGLHFQDIDLLLKVLHRLRDHGNTVVVIEHNLDVIKTADWIIDLGPEGGDGGGCIVAEGTPESIATNPNSFTGHYLRAMLSQ
- a CDS encoding MFS transporter gives rise to the protein MSPTEIRATIGLAGVYGLRMLGLFIILPVFAFYAEDLPGGDNYTLVGIALGAYGLTQAILQIPFGWLSDRIGRKPVIYLGLILFIIGSFIAAMATDIYWVIIGRVIQGAGAISAAVMALAADLTREEHRTKAMATIGMTIGVVFAISLIAAPVLNQWIGVPGIFAMTGVLALLAMVVVKKIIPDPVSSRFHSDTEASPANFRSVLRDTQLLRLNYGIFALHAVLMALWLVVPLTLRQAGMAADDHWQIYLPVLLLSIVLIVPAIIYSEKKAKLKQVFVAAIAILLLGQLLLAMNSESIWGTALALLVFFAAFNLLEASLPSLISKIAPVGAKGTAIGIYSSTQFLGAFAGAAAGGHLYGEYGSGALYAFCGLLLVVWLALAMTMKAPAAVRSRMYPVQEMDSDRSKELSRRLAAIPGVFEALVLVNERVAYLKVDMKGFDEEKVIQLLGEET